One part of the Mariniflexile litorale genome encodes these proteins:
- a CDS encoding metal-dependent hydrolase, whose translation MKITFYGHASLGIQVNDVNILVDPFISENPKASHIDINALKADYILLTHAHQDHIVDVEAIAKRTNAIVVSNFEIVSHFEALGIEGHPMNHGGSWDFEFGTVKYVNAIHTSSFPDGKYGGQPGGFVIEGEHKNIYIAGDTALTFDMKLIPMRTDLDLAILPIGDNFTMGIEDAIIASDFVKCDKVLGYHFDTFGYIEINHEEAKRQFFDKGKDLMLLEIGESIEL comes from the coding sequence ATGAAAATTACATTTTACGGTCACGCTAGTTTAGGCATACAAGTTAACGACGTAAATATTCTTGTAGACCCTTTTATTTCGGAAAACCCTAAGGCATCTCATATAGATATAAATGCACTTAAAGCCGATTATATTTTATTAACACACGCACATCAAGATCACATTGTAGACGTAGAGGCTATTGCGAAACGCACCAATGCTATAGTGGTTTCTAATTTTGAAATCGTATCACATTTTGAAGCTTTGGGTATTGAAGGACACCCAATGAACCACGGCGGTAGTTGGGATTTTGAATTTGGAACCGTAAAATATGTAAATGCCATTCATACGTCATCGTTTCCCGATGGAAAATATGGAGGACAACCTGGTGGTTTTGTGATTGAAGGTGAGCATAAAAATATTTACATAGCAGGAGATACCGCTTTAACCTTCGATATGAAGCTCATTCCGATGAGAACAGATTTAGATTTAGCCATTTTACCTATTGGCGATAATTTTACCATGGGAATTGAAGATGCCATTATAGCAAGCGATTTTGTAAAATGCGATAAAGTTTTAGGATATCATTTTGATACCTTTGGTTATATTGAAATAAACCACGAAGAAGCTAAACGCCAATTTTTTGATAAAGGCAAAGACTTGATGCTTTTAGAAATTGGTGAAAGTATAGAGTTGTAA